A part of Aspergillus flavus chromosome 1, complete sequence genomic DNA contains:
- a CDS encoding uncharacterized protein (domain of unknown function-domain containing protein), which produces MQRNCQILRTWCQTGHVLLPASRPLQYFSSFSPAQACHSNQAKEKSRCQTSTRDVSTTTTIKPALSMWHVKFWNCRSTWKRAGINTLRCLVGCTLGDFSALWMLQTYYPALGMGTIMAASMASGMTTSIILETILLRQGVDQLSWPMAARTAMGMSMVSMVAMEAAENIVDYHLTGGVVALGDPKFWMAAAVSMTAGYLAPLPYNYHRLKKYGKACH; this is translated from the exons ATGCAAAGAAACTGTCAAATCCTTCGAACCTGGTGTCAAACAGGTCACGTTTTATTGCCTGCTTCCCGACCACTGCAATACTTTTCGAGCTTCTCCCCAGCCCAAGCCTGCCATTCCAaccaagcaaaagaaaagtctcGTTGTCAGACTTCAACGAGGGATGTCTCTACTACAACAACGATTAAGCCTGCACTATCAATGTGGCACGTAAAATTCTGGAACTGCCGGTCAACATGGAAGCGAGCCGGGATCAATACACTGCGGTGCCTTGTTGGCTGCACCCTTGGTGACTTCTCCGCTCTGTGGATGCTGCAAACTTACTATCCCGCGCTTGGTATGGGCACAATCATGGCCGCATCTA TGGCGTCTGGTATGACTACATCGATCATTCTTGAGACCATACTTCTTCGGCAGGGCGTTGACCAGCTCTCCTGGCCAATGGCAGCGCGCACAGCGATGGGTATGAGTATGGTCTCGATGGTGGCAATGGAAGCGGCTGAGAATATCGTTGATTATCATCTCACTGGGGGCGTGGTGGCGCTAGGAGACCCTAAATTCTGGATGGCGGCTGCGGTGTCGATGACTGCTGGTTATCTTGCTCCGTTGCCGTACAATTACCATCGTCTGAAGAAGTATGGAAAGGCCTGTCATTGA
- a CDS encoding GlcNAc-PI de-N-acetylase-domain-containing protein, translating into MKPYSLLSSLAILGPAALTVAQTLNIVAHQDDDLLFMSPDLLSDVRSGRAVRTVFLTAGDAGKGEDYWTSRQAGSLATYAQIAGVANEWNEGDAGIEGFDIPVYELAAKPQIELAFLHIPDGNLDGSGFASTGSVSLQKLWEGTIDQIGTVDASGTTYTRDQLLDVLSDIIENFSPDRINTLDFVNDLGDGDHSDHHTTGFFADHASQNADNDAVFYGYMGYLVQNQPANLNADQIADKKNIFYFYAGYDSGTCNSDAACAGRPELAWLERQYLV; encoded by the coding sequence ATGAAACCATACAGCCTCCTCAGCAGTTTAGCTATCCTCGGCCCTGCGGCCTTGACGGTTGCCCAAACCCTCAACATCGTTGCACATCAAGACGACGATCTACTCTTCATGTCCCCAGACCTTCTTAGCGATGTACGGTCAGGTCGCGCCGTCCGCACCGTCTTCCTCACAGCCGGCGATGCAGGCAAGGGCGAGGATTACTGGACAAGCCGTCAAGCCGGTTCCTTAGCGACTTATGCACAAATCGCGGGTGTTGCTAATGAATGGAACGAAGGCGATGCAGGCATCGAGGGATTCGACATCCCAGTATACGAACTAGCAGCCAAGCCTCAGATTGAACTCGCCTTCCTGCACATCCCAGACGGCAACCTGGACGGTTCAGGTTTCGCATCCACAGGAAGTGTGAGTCTTCAAAAGCTCTGGGAGGGAACTATCGACCAAATCGGCACGGTCGATGCCTCCGGCACTACCTATACGAGGGATCAACTTCTCGACGTTCTCTCCGACATCATTGAAAACTTCAGCCCCGACCGAATCAACACTCTTGACTTTGTCAATGATCTCGGTGATGGCGACCATAGCGACCACCACACTACTGGTTTCTTTGCGGATCACGCATCCCAGAATGCTGATAATGATGCGGTCTTCTACGGCTACATGGGTTACCTGGTCCAAAATCAGCCCGCCAATCTCAATGCTGATCAAATTGCGGATAAGAAGAACATCTTCTACTTCTATGCCGGCTATGATTCTGGCACTTGCAATAGCGATGCTGCTTGTGCTGGCAGACCCGAGCTTGCTTGGCTGGAGCGCCAGTACCTGGTATGA
- a CDS encoding putative low density lipoprotein receptor — protein MSPVQLQSSQEAHILEDLPPDDYTSNGGLPPSGTKEQNYPHEIYFLELAQSTEIINGDFFGQNGRILHSMDGGKSVTALVSGLRSPDGIEISQSAGRMFWTNMGLGTSIQDGSVMSADFDGSDIKTIIPEGAVYTPKQLTIDDQNHKLYFCDREGMSVHRCDFDGQNHENLILRGDYKTTDIEDPTRWCVGIAVDINNGKFYWTQKGPSRGGKGRIFRTNIDMAFGANAFNRSDIETLFVGLSEPVGLGFESETQTLYWTDRGAHPSGNTLNKAYVGEKSPRVQILARQFHEPIGLKVDSINQQVYVTDLGGSLYRVGMDGGGKEVIYRGDGFYTGVTVV, from the exons ATGTCACCCGTCCAACTCCAATCATCTCAAGAGGCTCACATCCTTGAGGATCTACCGCCTGATGACTAC ACAAGCAATGGAGGTCTACCTCCTTCCGggacaaaagaacaaaactATCCCCACGAAATCTACTTCCTAGAACTAGCTCAGAGTACGGAGATTATTAATGGGGACTTTTTCGGTCAGAATGGACGAATTCTCCACAGCATGGATGGTGGCAAGAGCGTAACTGCGCTCGTATCCGGCCTTAGGAGTCCAGACGGTATTGAAATATCGCAGTCCGCCGGTCGCATGTTTTGGACTAATATGGGACTTGGTACATCTATTCAAGACGGGTCGGTGATGTCTGCAGATTTCGATGGGAGCGATATAAAAACCATCATTCCCGAGGGTGCCGTCTACACGCCCAAGCAACTAACAATCGACGATCAGAATCACAAGCTCTACTTTTGCGATCGCGAGGGTATGAGTGTTCACCGCTGTGATTTCGACGGCCAGAATCACGAGAACCTGATTCTACGCGGAGATTACAAAACTACTGACATAGAAGACCCAACACGGTGGTGCGTGGGTATAGCCGTGGATATCAACAACGGGAAGTTCTACTGGACACAGAAAGGTCCCAGCAGAGGGGGCAAAGGACGCATTTTCCGTACGAATATCGACATGGCTTTTGGTGCGAATGCGTTCAATCGATCAGATATTGAGACCTTGTTCGTGGGTCTTTCCGAACCCGTTGGCCTGGGCTTTGAGTCGGAGACGCAGACGCTTTACTGGACCGATCGTGGCGCGCATCCGTCTGGTAATACATTGAATAAGGCATATGTTGGTGAGAAGAGCCCTCGGGTGCAGATTCTGGCACGCCAGTTCCATGAGCCTATTGGATTGAAGGTGGATTCCATCAACCAGCAAGTCTATGTCACTGACTTGGGAGGTAGTCTGTATCGAGTGGGCATGGATGGGGGTGGAAAGGAGGTTATATATCGTGGGGATGGCTTTTACACTGGCGTCACCGTTGTATAA
- a CDS encoding 3-hydroxyacyl-CoA dehyrogenase, translating to MEILGKSGFRHRVAEFHALRVDIYKACSRLDNLDNLYGNNSITSHYTLVLLVYITFKMTITTMKDIKTVAIIGTGVIGASWTALFLARGLKVLVTDPAPNAEKNLETYLNAQWPTLTQIGLSEGASLKNYAFVDSLDNHFEEIDFIQENGPERLEFKRTLFAYLDEKARPEVIIASSSSGIPSSEYASACRHHPERVLVGHPFNPPHLIPLVEVVPHRTTDRETVVPRAMEFYRSLGKKPVLIQKEIPGFIANRLQAALSMEAYSLVSRGIISAADLDTTVTSSLGLRWALNGPYALNAMAGGGSFQHFLEHLGPAAKSWHDDMHKHTFSMTPEAIQDLSRTVEPMVQATDLNTLQKERDDVLLKLMDMKSKTSLLE from the exons ATGGAAATCCTAGGAAAGTCTGGTTTTCGGCATCGGGTTGCCGAGTTTCATGCTTTGAGAgtggatatatataaagcttgTTCCCGGCTTGACAATCTTGACAACTTGTACGGGAACAATTCAATCACTTCACATTACACCTTAGTATTATTGGTATACATTACTTTCAAGATGACAATCACAACAATGAAGGACATTAAAACCGTCGCTATAATCGGTACCGGCGTCATAGGAGCCAGCTGGACAGCTTTATTCCTGGCCCGAGGGCTCAAGGTCCTGGTGACCGATCCCGCCCCGAACGCAGAGAAGAACCTCGAGACATATTTAAACGCACAATGGCCAACGCTCACTCAAATAGGCCTCAGCGAAGGGGCCTCCCTAAAAAATTATGCCTTTGTGGATTCACTGGATAATCATTTCGAGGAAATTGACTTCATACAAGAG AATGGCCCCGAACGGCTAGAATTCAAACGCACCCTGTTCGCCTACCTAGACGAGAAAGCACGCCCAGAGGTAATAATcgcatcttcgtcgtccgGAATACCCTCGTCCGAATATGCGTCGGCGTGCCGTCACCACCCTGAACGGGTTCTGGTCGGACACCCTTTCAACCCACCACATTTGATTCCTCTGGTGGAGGTCGTGCCACATAGAACCACAGATAGAGAGACTGTTGTACCACGAGCTATGGAATTCTACAGAAGCCTTGGCAAGAAGCCAGTACTTATTCAGAAAGAGATTCCCGGATTCATCGCCAACAGGCTCCAGGCTGCCCTATCGATGGAGGCATATAGTTTGGTGAGCAGAGGGATTATCTCTGCGGCGGATTTAG ATACGACAGTGACATCTTCTCTTGGTCTACGGTGGGCGCTTAATGGACCTTACGCTCTGAACGCTATGGCGGGCGGCGGGAGCTTTCAGCATTTCTTGGAACATCTCGGTCCAGCTGCTAAATCATGGCATGATGACATGCATAAACACACGTTTTCAATGACTCCTGAAGCAATCCAGGATCTAAGTAGAACGGTTGAGCCGATGGTGCAGGCAACTGATTTGAATACTTTACAGAAGGAGAGGGATGATGTACTCCTGAAACTTATGGATATGAAGTCGAAGACTTCTCTATTGGAATAA
- the crpB gene encoding crpB, producing the protein MVTGNQPSPPQSRLTTILVNNLHCPSCVTNVEETLSALTPSPFSISTSILSHEIKVVHPITLSSSRIVRALEEVAFEIDSVIAHDSDESDIEAQQPRTHRPASGKHDVHSQSKIHIQKCNECATQLASSSSNSSDDEGAMKEITATAASVSSAENSLTSVMDDRLTGSRTRITLSISGMSCSSCVGKITGALQNRPWILSADVNLLTSSAVIMLMDNSHIDEVLEIIRSSGYTVELIDTEELQPQKTSKSSGMAHAWRASYVIGGMTCSSCVGKVTDTLNHLDWITKVDVSLVSGSAAVEFQGKAHLDEIAGIIKGLGYTATLSDLESRAPAEQRSSKRSVMIQVDGMHCAHCPQRILDALDVYSDRLDVTEPPSKAQHRLTVNYLPDAPNFTIRHIIRTIADVDKSFTVSIYHPPSLEERSQAMHRRHQWQIARRLALSVLVAIPTFIIGIVYMSLVSKDNPGRKYLEEPMWAGQVSRIEWALFILATPVYFFAADLFHRRMITELRALWRPGSKTPILRRLYRFGSMDMLMSLGTSIAYFSSIAILAIDATEPRNGHKASSAGTFFDSVVFLTMFLLIGRLLEAYSKAKAGDAVGLLGKLRPKEAILVERNGEGSTTSRAVPADQLEFGDVVRVANGASPPYDGTVVEGESQFDESSLTGESRPVTKSIGDDVFSGTINQARPVSVRITGLSGNSMLDQIIGAVREGQIRRAPIERTADQITGVFVPIITLIAILDWIIWLALGLSGRLPESWMNGNPGGWEFWSLQFAISVFVVACPCGIGLAAPTALFVGGGLAAQNGILVKGGGEAFQEASQLDCIVFDKTGTITEGGEPAITDHEIANSEDVDKVWGAVLDLEKNSSHPIAKAMVSFANSQQPPALKATTVDEIPGKGMKGSFFPQGQDGPALEVIIGNEALMKDHKVAISPTNDEMLTTWKRQAKSVVLVGTRICPTPGPTEHVPWKLSLMLAVSDPIRREAKDTLQALRNRGVAVWMLSGDNPTTAHAVGEMVGIPPDNIIAGVLPEQKAEKVQYLQKTLQKPPRSSWFRRGKEPQSGRAIVAMVGDGINDSPALTVADVGIAIGSGSDIAISSAEFVLVSSGLTSLLTLIDLSRLVFRRIKFNFGWALVYNCVAVPVAAGVFYPIVSNGTHVRLDPIWASLAMALSSVSVICSSLLMRTRLPLVGFRAKK; encoded by the coding sequence ATGGTCACAGGTAATCAGCCATCGCCGCCTCAATCGAGGCTCACCACCATCTTGGTGAACAATCTTCATTGTCCTTCGTGTGTGACCAATGTTGAAGAGACTTTGTCGGCTCTCACACCCTCCCCCTTTTCCATCTCGACCTCTATCTTGTCCCATGAAATCAAAGTCGTACACCCCATTACCCTCAGCAGCTCCCGGATCGTACGCGCCCTCGAAGAGGTTGCCTTTGAAATTGACAGTGTCATTGCCCATGACTCGGATGAAAGCGATATTGAAGCCCAGCAACCCCGAACCCATCGCCCCGCGTCTGGAAAGCATGATGTTCATTCCCAATCCAAAATACATATTCAAAAGTGCAATGAATGTGCTACACAGCTCgcgtcatcatcatccaataGTAGCGATGACGAGGGAGCCATGAAGGAGATCACTGCGACTGCCGCGTCCGTCAGCTCTGCAGAGAACAGCCTCACATCCGTCATGGATGACCGACTTACCGGCAGTCGAACACGCATTACACTATCAATCAGTGGAATGTCTTGCAGCTCATGTGTCGGAAAGATTACGGGTGCTTTGCAGAACCGACCGTGGATCCTATCGGCCGATGTCAATCTTCTGACTAGCAGTGCCGTTATAATGCTCATGGACAACTCACATATTGACGAAGTGCTTGAGATTATCAGAAGCTCGGGCTACACTGTGGAATTGATAGACACGGAAGAGCTGCAACCTCAAAAGACATCGAAGTCGTCCGGAATGGCACATGCTTGGCGAGCTTCCTATGTCATCGGAGGCATGACCTGCAGCTCCTGCGTGGGCAAAGTGACTGACACTCTAAACCACCTCGATTGGATTACCAAAGTGGACGTGAGCCTGGTCTCGGGCAGTGCGGCTGTGGAATTCCAAGGGAAAGCACACCTCGACGAGATTGCAGGAATCATCAAGGGTCTCGGTTATACAGCCACTCTTAGTGACCTGGAGAGTAGGGCACCGGCCGAGCAACGTAGCTCCAAACGATCAGTGATGATCCAGGTGGACGGAATGCACTGTGCACATTGCCCTCAGCGCATTCTGGATGCTCTGGATGTATACTCAGACCGGCTGGATGTGACCGAACCGCCTAGCAAAGCTCAGCACAGGCTCACGGTAAACTATCTTCCCGATGCTCCCAACTTTACCATCCGGCATATCATCCGCACAATCGCCGATGTGGACAAGTCATTCACTGTTTCTATCTACCATCCGCCTAGTCTGGAGGAACGTTCGCAGGCAATGCATCGTCGACATCAGTGGCAAATTGCGCGCCGCCTAGCCTTATCCGTGCTCGTTGCCATACCAACATTCATCATCGGGATCGTGTACATGTCCCTAGTCTCAAAAGACAACCCCGGTCGCAAGTACCTCGAAGAACCCATGTGGGCGGGCCAGGTCTCACGCATTGAATGGGCGTTGTTTATCCTAGCGACTCCCGTCTACTTCTTCGCCGCCGACCTGTTCCACCGCCGTATGATCACCGAGCTCAGGGCCTTATGGAGACCGGGCAGCAAGACTCCGATTTTGCGGCGGCTCTACCGTTTTGGAAGTATGGATATGCTCATGTCACTGGGAACGTCGATTGCCTACTTCTCGTCCATCGCTATATTGGCAATCGATGCCACAGAGCCAAGGAACGGCCACAAGGCGTCCAGTGCCGGAACGTTTTTCGACTCAGTGGTGTTCCTAACGATGTTTCTTTTGATCGGCCGATTGCTAGAGGCTTATAGCAAAGCTAAGGCAGGAGACGCCGTGGGTCTCCTTGGCAAGCTGCGCCCCAAGGAAGCTATCCTAGTTGAGAGGAATGGGGAGGGCTCAACGACCTCTCGCGCGGTTCCAGCCGATCAGCTAGAATTCGGGGACGTAGTGCGTGTAGCGAATGGTGCCTCCCCGCCGTATGACGGAACTGTAGTGGAAGGGGAATCTCAGTTTGACGAATCCAGTTTGACCGGAGAATCTCGACCGGTCACCAAATCGATTGGAGATGACGTCTTCTCAGGCACTATCAACCAGGCACGCCCAGTCTCGGTGCGTATCACAGGGCTTTCTGGAAATTCAATGTTGGATCAGATTATTGGCGCCGTTCGTGAAGGACAAATTCGCCGGGCACCCATTGAGCGCACAGCCGACCAAATCACTGGAGTCTTTGTGCCGATTATTACGCTGATTGCTATTCTGGACTGGATCATATGGCTGGCTCTTGGCCTCTCAGGCCGATTGCCTGAGTCATGGATGAATGGCAATCCCGGAGGCTGGGAGTTCTGGTCGTTGCAGTTCGCTATATCGGTGTTCGTTGTCGCTTGCCCCTGTGGAATTGGCCTTGCTGCTCCAACAGCGCtgtttgttggtggtggacTCGCCGCCCAAAATGGTATTTTGGTCAAGGGAGGTGGTGAAGCGTTCCAGGAAGCTAGCCAACTCGATTGTATCGTCTTCGACAAGACGGGTACTATAACTGAGGGGGGTGAACCGGCTATCACTGATCATGAAATAGCCAACAGCGAGGATGTCGACAAAGTCTGGGGTGCGGTCTTAGACCTGGAAAAGAATAGTAGTCACCCAATCGCTAAGGCGATGGTGTCTTTTGCCAACTCCCAACAACCACCGGCCCTGAAAGCTACCACTGTGGACGAGATACCAGGAAAAGGCATGAAAggttctttcttcccacaGGGCCAAGATGGACCTGCGCTGGAGGTCATTATAGGCAATGAAGCCTTGATGAAGGATCATAAGGTGGCAATAAGCCCGACCAATGATGAAATGTTGACTACCTGGAAGCGCCAGGCGAAATCGGTCGTTCTAGTCGGCACCAGAATCTGTCCGACACCAGGACCAACGGAGCACGTTCCTTGGAAGCTCTCGTTGATGCTGGCTGTATCTGACCCCATTCGACGAGAGGCGAAGGACACCCTCCAAGCCTTGCGGAATCGAGGCGTTGCGGTCTGGATGCTTTCCGGAGACAATCCGACGACTGCTCACGCAGTGGGAGAGATGGTGGGGATCCCTCCAGACAACATTATTGCCGGTGTGCTGCCCGAGCAAAAGGCCGAAAAAGTACAATATCTGCAAAAAACTCTACAGAAGCCACCTCGATCGAGTTGGTTCAGACGGGGCAAGGAGCCCCAGTCCGGCCGCGCGATCGTCGCTATGGTTGGTGATGGAATTAATGACTCACCTGCTTTGACGGTGGCTGATGTGGGCATCGCCATCGGATCTGGCTCGGATATCGCCATCTCGTCCGCCGAGTTTGTCCTGGTCTCCTCTGGTCTTACCTCTCTCCTCACCCTGATCGACCTCAGCCGCCTCGTATTTCGACGGATCAAGTTCAACTTTGGCTGGGCTTTGGTGTATAACTGTGTTGCCGTTCCAGTCGCCGCTGGTGTGTTCTATCCCATTGTGAGCAATGGCACCCATGTACGGCTGGATCCCATCTGGGCCAGTCTTGCAATGGCGTTGAGCAGTGTTAGCGTTATCTGCAGTAGTCTTCTCATGAGGACCCGACTTCCATTGGTTGGTTTCAGAGCTAAGAAATAG